A single Eubalaena glacialis isolate mEubGla1 chromosome 18, mEubGla1.1.hap2.+ XY, whole genome shotgun sequence DNA region contains:
- the LOC133078770 gene encoding cytochrome c oxidase subunit 6B2 isoform X2 gives MLGIDCPKPCKERWPTPPFDPRFPKQNQTRNCYQILDYHPCVKRMNRRGKSTQPCEYYFCVFHALCPMSWVQRWTEIKDGTFAGKI, from the exons ATGTTGGGTATTGATTGCCCAAAGCCCTGCAAGGAGAGATGGCCAACGCCACCCTTCGACCCGCGCTTCCCCAAGCAGAACCAGACCCGTAACTGCTACCAGATCCTGG ATTACCATCCCTGCGTCAAGAGGATGAACCGCCGCGGGAAAAGCACACAGCCCTGCGAGTATTACTTCTGCGTGTTCCACGCGCTGTGCCCCATGAGCTGG gtgcaGCGCTGGACCGAGATCAAGGACGGGACTTTCGCTGGCAAAATCTAA
- the LOC133078770 gene encoding cytochrome c oxidase subunit 6B2 isoform X1 — MLGIDCPKPCKERWPTPPFDPRFPKQNQTRNCYQILDYHPCVKRMNRRGKSTQPCEYYFCVFHALCPMSWVSGQKGSAQTGRARVDGPAELSTRPLRTFLAPTPPPQVQRWTEIKDGTFAGKI, encoded by the exons ATGTTGGGTATTGATTGCCCAAAGCCCTGCAAGGAGAGATGGCCAACGCCACCCTTCGACCCGCGCTTCCCCAAGCAGAACCAGACCCGTAACTGCTACCAGATCCTGG ATTACCATCCCTGCGTCAAGAGGATGAACCGCCGCGGGAAAAGCACACAGCCCTGCGAGTATTACTTCTGCGTGTTCCACGCGCTGTGCCCCATGAGCTGGGTGAGCGGACAGAAGGGCAGCGCACAGACGGGCCGGGCGAGGGTGGATGGGCCGGCTGAGTTGAGTACGCGCCCGCTCCGCACCTTCCTCGCtcctacccccccaccccaggtgcaGCGCTGGACCGAGATCAAGGACGGGACTTTCGCTGGCAAAATCTAA